The following are encoded together in the Thermoanaerobaculia bacterium genome:
- a CDS encoding GNAT family N-acetyltransferase, with protein MRRAVEGDAAALAALAERTFVDAFGARNRPEDLALHCAASYGESIQRGEILSSEIATWVAEDSHGLTGYFQLAWDAPPPGVRGARPIEIRRFYVDAPWHGRGLAQRLMAAALEIAAARPADVIWLGVWEENPRGIAFYRKCGFAVVGAHTFVVGTDPQRDVLMARRAGRDSVP; from the coding sequence ATCCGCCGCGCCGTGGAGGGCGATGCCGCAGCGCTCGCGGCGCTCGCCGAGCGGACCTTCGTCGACGCCTTCGGCGCCCGCAACCGGCCCGAAGATCTGGCGCTCCACTGCGCGGCGAGCTACGGCGAGTCGATCCAGCGCGGCGAAATCCTCTCGTCCGAGATCGCGACGTGGGTCGCCGAGGATTCGCACGGACTGACCGGCTATTTCCAGCTCGCGTGGGATGCGCCGCCGCCGGGCGTCCGCGGCGCACGGCCGATCGAGATCCGGCGCTTCTACGTCGACGCCCCCTGGCACGGCCGCGGCCTCGCGCAGCGCCTCATGGCCGCGGCCCTCGAGATCGCCGCCGCGCGCCCCGCCGATGTCATCTGGCTCGGCGTCTGGGAGGAGAATCCGCGCGGCATCGCCTTCTACCGCAAGTGCGGTTTCGCTGTCGTCGGCGCGCACACCTTCGTCGTCGGCACCGATCCGCAGCGCGATGTCCTCATGGCGCGCAGAGCCGGCCGCGATAGCGTCCCCTAG
- a CDS encoding DUF2911 domain-containing protein, translating into MTRGFRNLIVLAAAAAVFVPAFASAQDLHPSRRKSPLGMERTMVGDAYVKVTYGQPYKRDRDNIFGTKESGAVVPYGEVWRTGANEATEITVTKDVMIAGKKLAAGTYSLFTTPGAESWKFHFNSLLGLDGTGYYDAVAEKFTPADLPKHDVLVVEAKPATLAAANEVDQLTFEFEKTPAGADMVLRWIRTEVRLPLAAAK; encoded by the coding sequence ATGACCCGAGGCTTCCGCAACCTGATCGTCCTCGCCGCCGCCGCCGCCGTCTTCGTCCCCGCCTTCGCCTCTGCCCAGGACCTCCACCCGTCGCGGCGCAAGAGCCCGCTGGGCATGGAGCGGACGATGGTCGGCGACGCCTACGTCAAGGTCACCTACGGGCAGCCGTACAAGCGCGATCGCGACAACATCTTCGGCACCAAGGAGAGCGGCGCGGTGGTGCCCTACGGCGAGGTCTGGCGGACCGGCGCCAACGAGGCGACCGAGATCACGGTCACCAAGGACGTCATGATCGCCGGCAAGAAGCTCGCGGCGGGCACCTACTCGCTGTTCACGACGCCCGGCGCCGAGAGCTGGAAGTTCCACTTCAACTCGCTGCTCGGTCTCGATGGCACCGGCTACTACGACGCGGTGGCGGAGAAGTTCACCCCGGCCGATCTGCCCAAGCATGACGTGCTCGTGGTCGAGGCGAAGCCGGCGACTCTCGCGGCTGCCAACGAGGTCGACCAGCTGACCTTCGAATTCGAAAAGACGCCGGCCGGTGCCGACATGGTCCTGCGCTGGATCCGCACCGAAGTCCGGCTGCCGCTCGCCGCCGCCAAGTAG
- a CDS encoding SDR family oxidoreductase — MFDFSDKVAVVTGASGALGSVVARRLYDAGARLALVDRETGRLPALWPEVEADAAGADRLAFHACDLAAAAQVSRTVEEILARFGHIDLVFNIAGAYRGGETVEDAPDESWKLLWEANFLSALHVCRAVVPRMRRQGGGAIVNVGSKASLGGEAGVAPYSIAKTAVVRLTESLAAEVKRDGIRVNVVLPGTLDTPANRHAMSDSDPRAWVAPEALADAMLFLASPQARAVTGAALPVFGLGS, encoded by the coding sequence ATGTTCGACTTTTCCGACAAGGTAGCGGTCGTGACCGGAGCCTCGGGGGCGCTCGGCAGCGTCGTGGCCCGGCGGCTCTACGACGCCGGGGCGCGCCTCGCGCTCGTTGACCGCGAGACCGGGCGGCTGCCCGCCCTCTGGCCGGAAGTGGAGGCCGATGCCGCAGGCGCCGACCGGCTCGCCTTCCACGCCTGCGACCTCGCCGCGGCGGCGCAGGTGTCGCGCACCGTCGAGGAGATCCTGGCGCGCTTCGGGCACATCGACCTGGTGTTCAATATCGCCGGCGCCTATCGCGGTGGCGAGACGGTCGAAGACGCTCCGGACGAGAGCTGGAAGCTGCTCTGGGAGGCCAACTTCCTCTCGGCGCTCCACGTCTGCCGCGCGGTGGTGCCGCGGATGCGCCGGCAGGGCGGCGGTGCGATCGTCAACGTCGGGTCGAAGGCGTCGCTCGGAGGGGAGGCCGGAGTCGCGCCCTACAGCATCGCCAAGACCGCGGTCGTGCGCCTGACGGAGAGTCTGGCCGCGGAGGTGAAACGGGACGGAATCCGCGTCAACGTGGTACTGCCCGGTACCCTCGATACGCCGGCCAACCGCCACGCGATGTCCGATTCCGATCCGCGTGCCTGGGTCGCGCCCGAGGCGCTCGCCGACGCGATGCTCTTCCTCGCATCGCCGCAGGCCCGTGCCGTGACCGGTGCGGCGCTCCCGGTCTTCGGTCTCGGCAGTTAG